One genomic region from Candidatus Methylomirabilota bacterium encodes:
- a CDS encoding IS481 family transposase, which produces MTLDDSILGLRLRVMRRAQEAGVSAACREVGISRTVFYRWRKRLERYGADGLHPRRRHAQRGRPVQLAPEVERLIVSVALSAGTWGCGRIAADLAHRWKLRVAPSTVQRVLRRAGLATRRARLTVLEHQAAHTVGLLTERTRRRLWRARHGRTRHVEAQQPGELVCLDTFYIGQLKGVGKVWQITACDAACSYGAAWLLPAFSAAAAAAFLRDILVPLYRRAGWPLLRVLTDGGGEFQGAFDDACRQLGLRHTRTQPRHPWTNGFVERLQGTILQEHWRVQFRRRYFTSRAALARSLAEFMRFYNDQRPHQGYRLRGQPPSALFHGAAAAHR; this is translated from the coding sequence ATGACCCTGGACGACAGCATACTCGGACTGCGGCTGCGCGTCATGCGGCGTGCGCAAGAGGCGGGCGTGAGCGCGGCCTGCCGCGAAGTGGGGATCTCCCGCACGGTGTTCTACCGCTGGCGGAAGCGGCTCGAGCGCTATGGGGCCGACGGCTTGCATCCGCGCCGCCGCCACGCCCAGCGCGGCCGGCCGGTGCAGCTGGCGCCCGAGGTCGAGCGGCTGATCGTGAGCGTCGCGCTCAGTGCGGGGACCTGGGGCTGTGGGCGGATTGCCGCCGACCTGGCGCACCGTTGGAAGCTCCGCGTCGCGCCGAGCACGGTGCAGCGCGTGTTGCGCCGGGCGGGCTTGGCGACGCGCCGCGCCCGGCTCACGGTCCTCGAGCACCAGGCGGCGCACACGGTCGGGCTGTTGACCGAGCGCACCCGCCGGCGGCTCTGGCGGGCGCGCCACGGCCGGACGCGCCACGTCGAGGCGCAGCAGCCCGGCGAGTTGGTGTGCCTCGACACGTTCTACATCGGCCAGCTCAAGGGGGTGGGCAAGGTCTGGCAGATCACGGCGTGCGACGCGGCCTGCTCCTACGGGGCGGCGTGGCTGCTGCCGGCCTTCTCCGCGGCCGCTGCGGCGGCGTTCCTCCGCGACATCCTCGTGCCGCTCTATCGGCGCGCGGGCTGGCCCCTGCTGCGCGTGCTCACGGACGGCGGCGGCGAGTTCCAGGGGGCGTTCGATGACGCCTGCCGGCAGCTCGGCCTCCGGCACACGCGCACCCAGCCGCGCCATCCATGGACGAACGGGTTCGTCGAGCGGCTGCAGGGCACCATTCTCCAGGAACACTGGCGGGTGCAGTTTCGTCGCCGCTACTTCACCAGCCGTGCGGCGCTCGCGCGAAGTCTGGCCGAGTTCATGCGCTTCTATAACGACCAGCGACCCCATCAGGGCTACCGCCTCCGGGGCCAACCGCCCTCGGCGCTGTTCCACGGCGCCGCGGCGGCGCATCGCTAA
- a CDS encoding OB-fold domain-containing protein — protein MADPKIGLVSVGGYVPRYRLSGQTVAQVWGGGGGGRAVANYDEDALTMACEAALNAIGARAVSGIGACFFASTSAPYVEKSSATLLASVVDLGAGVLTADLGGSLRCGTTALRLALDTVRAGSAAEALVAAADMRPVAPGGELEMLVGDGAGAALIGTADVIASFEGAFTASHEFTDFWRNDGERYVQSLPDLTFIKAHGLDKHIPEAIDGLLRKTGRKREDVARLVLYGPDARTHAALVRQLKFPEAAVPGEPVIGRAGNTGAASCLLELASVMEEAKPHDQILVVSYGNGAEALLFEATDAIAGFRPPRPVGGQLAAGRALGHYGKFLRFRRHVDTEVIRSFSSVPTLVREERQNLRLYGQKCADCGAVNYPQRHLCWQCSSSRLTDHKLSRQGKVFTFTKDHLVPNPDPPTVMAAADLEGGGRFYAQVTDCDPAAVGFDMAVELCFRRIHEGEGYVNYFWKFRPLLGCPDSKWC, from the coding sequence ATGGCTGATCCGAAGATCGGTCTCGTGAGCGTGGGGGGCTACGTGCCGCGCTACCGGCTGTCGGGCCAGACGGTCGCGCAGGTGTGGGGCGGGGGCGGCGGCGGGCGCGCCGTGGCCAACTACGACGAGGACGCCCTTACCATGGCCTGCGAGGCGGCCCTCAACGCCATCGGCGCGCGCGCCGTCTCCGGCATCGGCGCCTGCTTCTTCGCCTCGACCTCCGCGCCCTACGTCGAGAAGTCCAGCGCCACGCTTCTGGCCAGCGTCGTCGACCTGGGGGCGGGCGTGCTCACTGCCGATCTCGGGGGATCGCTCCGCTGCGGCACCACCGCGCTCCGTCTGGCGCTCGACACGGTGCGGGCGGGCTCGGCGGCCGAGGCGCTGGTGGCGGCGGCGGACATGCGGCCGGTCGCGCCCGGCGGCGAGCTGGAGATGCTCGTGGGCGACGGCGCCGGCGCGGCGCTGATCGGGACCGCCGACGTCATCGCCTCCTTCGAGGGAGCATTCACGGCCAGCCACGAGTTCACCGATTTCTGGCGCAACGATGGCGAGCGCTACGTCCAGTCACTGCCCGATCTGACGTTCATCAAGGCTCACGGGCTCGACAAGCACATCCCCGAGGCCATCGACGGGCTCCTCCGGAAAACGGGTCGGAAGCGGGAGGACGTCGCCAGGCTCGTGCTCTACGGCCCCGATGCCCGCACCCACGCGGCGCTGGTCCGCCAGCTGAAGTTTCCCGAGGCCGCGGTGCCCGGGGAGCCCGTCATCGGGCGGGCCGGCAACACGGGTGCCGCCTCCTGCCTGCTGGAGCTGGCCTCCGTCATGGAGGAGGCGAAGCCTCACGATCAGATCCTGGTGGTGTCGTACGGCAACGGGGCGGAGGCGTTGCTCTTCGAGGCGACGGATGCGATCGCTGGCTTCCGCCCCCCGCGGCCCGTGGGCGGGCAGCTCGCCGCCGGCCGGGCGCTCGGGCATTACGGCAAGTTCCTGCGATTCCGCCGCCACGTCGACACCGAGGTCATCCGCTCGTTCTCGAGCGTCCCGACGCTGGTGCGGGAGGAACGGCAGAACCTTCGGCTCTACGGCCAGAAGTGCGCCGACTGCGGCGCCGTGAACTACCCGCAGCGCCACCTGTGCTGGCAGTGCTCGTCCAGCCGGCTCACCGACCACAAGCTCTCCCGGCAGGGCAAGGTCTTCACGTTCACGAAGGACCATCTGGTGCCGAATCCCGACCCGCCCACCGTCATGGCCGCGGCCGACCTCGAGGGCGGCGGGCGCTTCTACGCCCAGGTCACCGACTGCGATCCGGCGGCGGTCGGCTTCGACATGGCCGTCGAGCTCTGCTTCCGCCGCATCCACGAGGGCGAGGGCTACGTGAACTACTTCTGGAAGTTTAGACCTCTGCTAGGCTGTCCAGACTCGAAATGGTGTTGA
- a CDS encoding CoA-transferase, with amino-acid sequence MRSDYAELIGRRLALPPTEGPDKVTTLEEAVRRLIAPRQTIYLGAAHGRPNALVREVIRQWWGRRPGWTLAMTGFGSPWTAFVVGGLVERLVTTFIGEGYPYPTPQPLVGRAVLGGQVAVQNWSMLTMPLRLIGGALGVPFMPTRSLLGSSMEEDNARDGDFLAAPDPFFSEGADVTAPSEIPSQRGPHDPLRTSPSEGCAGGAGARRVGFVRSLKPDVALFHAWAADRAGNVLAAAPLNENFYAAMAARGGAIVSVEKVVSTEFIRRHAPLVRLPGQYVAAVVEAPFGAHPAGMYGMNVAELEGYAEDLDFILTLRRAFRKRETAEAWIKEWMLEVPDQGAYVARLGYQRLMEVKGRAHTDAWVWELEMLAPAIPADGGFTAAEMMVVAAARLLGEKVRARGYRAFLAGVGNSNLAAWLSAYELKAAGVDVELMAETGMVGYLPRPAEPFVFSFRNFPSSKMLTDIFHVMGIFMGGSENRCLGSLAAGQIDKHGNINSTIVPGTLYITGSGGANDIASSAREVVVTLAQSRERFVDKAPYITAPGTRVTTVVSDRGVYEKPDESSELILTGVLAGPPEAEAVRAAREACGWELKVAPALRRFDPPTPDELRLIRLFDPRRYFLG; translated from the coding sequence ATGCGCTCGGACTACGCGGAGCTGATCGGGCGACGCCTCGCGCTGCCGCCCACCGAAGGGCCGGACAAGGTGACGACCCTGGAGGAGGCGGTGCGGCGCCTGATCGCGCCGCGCCAGACCATCTACCTGGGCGCCGCCCACGGCCGCCCGAACGCGCTGGTGCGAGAGGTGATCCGCCAGTGGTGGGGCCGGAGGCCGGGCTGGACGCTGGCGATGACCGGGTTCGGCTCGCCCTGGACGGCGTTCGTCGTGGGCGGCCTCGTCGAGCGCCTCGTCACGACCTTCATCGGCGAGGGCTATCCTTATCCGACGCCCCAGCCGCTGGTCGGCCGCGCCGTGCTCGGCGGCCAGGTGGCCGTCCAGAACTGGTCGATGCTGACGATGCCGCTCAGGCTGATCGGGGGCGCGCTGGGCGTGCCCTTCATGCCCACGCGCTCGCTGCTCGGCTCCTCGATGGAGGAGGACAACGCGCGCGATGGCGATTTCCTCGCCGCCCCCGACCCGTTTTTTTCGGAGGGGGCGGACGTTACGGCCCCCTCCGAGATCCCTAGTCAGAGAGGGCCTCACGACCCCCTCCGAACCTCCCCATCGGAGGGTTGTGCCGGCGGAGCCGGCGCTCGAAGGGTCGGGTTCGTGCGCTCGCTCAAGCCGGATGTGGCGCTGTTTCACGCCTGGGCCGCCGACCGCGCCGGCAACGTCCTCGCCGCCGCGCCCCTCAACGAGAACTTCTACGCGGCGATGGCCGCCCGCGGGGGCGCCATCGTCAGCGTCGAGAAGGTCGTCTCGACCGAGTTCATCCGCCGCCACGCCCCGTTGGTGCGACTGCCGGGACAGTACGTCGCGGCCGTGGTGGAGGCGCCGTTCGGGGCCCATCCCGCCGGGATGTACGGCATGAACGTCGCCGAGCTGGAGGGATACGCGGAGGACCTCGACTTCATCCTCACGCTGCGCCGCGCCTTCCGGAAGCGCGAGACGGCGGAGGCCTGGATCAAGGAGTGGATGCTGGAGGTGCCGGACCAGGGGGCCTACGTCGCCCGGCTGGGCTACCAGCGGCTGATGGAGGTCAAGGGCCGCGCCCACACCGACGCCTGGGTCTGGGAGCTGGAGATGCTCGCGCCCGCCATTCCCGCCGACGGCGGCTTCACCGCAGCGGAGATGATGGTGGTGGCCGCGGCGCGCCTGCTCGGCGAGAAGGTGAGGGCGCGGGGCTATCGCGCCTTCCTGGCCGGCGTGGGCAACTCGAACCTGGCCGCCTGGCTCAGCGCCTACGAGCTGAAGGCCGCCGGCGTCGACGTGGAGCTGATGGCCGAGACGGGGATGGTCGGCTATCTGCCGCGCCCGGCCGAGCCGTTCGTCTTCTCGTTCCGCAACTTCCCGTCGTCCAAGATGCTCACCGACATCTTCCACGTTATGGGCATCTTCATGGGCGGGAGCGAGAACCGCTGCCTCGGCTCGCTGGCGGCGGGGCAGATCGACAAGCACGGCAACATCAACTCGACCATCGTGCCGGGGACCCTGTACATCACGGGCTCGGGCGGAGCCAACGACATCGCCTCGTCGGCGCGGGAGGTCGTCGTGACGCTGGCCCAGAGCCGGGAGCGCTTCGTCGACAAGGCGCCGTACATCACGGCGCCGGGCACGCGCGTCACGACCGTCGTGTCGGACCGGGGCGTGTACGAGAAGCCCGACGAGAGCTCCGAGCTGATCCTGACGGGCGTCCTGGCGGGGCCGCCCGAGGCGGAAGCCGTCCGGGCTGCGCGGGAGGCGTGCGGCTGGGAGCTGAAGGTCGCCCCGGCCCTGCGGCGCTTCGATCCCCCGACGCCGGACGAGCTGCGGCTCATCCGGCTCTTCGATCCGAGGCGGTATTTCCTTGGATAG
- a CDS encoding DUF1232 domain-containing protein — translation MKELLRALPDLVRLIARLVGDPVLPRPAKIALAAAAVYLASPIDLIPDFIPFLGYLDDLLLAAIILDGILNYVDRALLLKYWPGSAASLERLARAAHLLAGWVPGRIKARIFSPR, via the coding sequence GTGAAGGAGCTGCTGCGCGCGCTGCCCGACCTCGTACGGCTGATCGCCCGGCTCGTGGGCGACCCGGTACTGCCGCGCCCGGCCAAGATCGCCCTGGCCGCCGCGGCGGTCTACCTGGCCAGTCCCATCGACCTGATCCCCGACTTCATCCCGTTCCTGGGCTACCTCGACGATCTCCTGCTGGCGGCGATCATCCTCGACGGGATCCTCAACTACGTCGACCGCGCCCTGCTGCTCAAGTACTGGCCGGGGAGCGCCGCGTCGCTGGAGCGGCTGGCGCGGGCGGCCCACCTGCTGGCCGGCTGGGTGCCGGGTCGGATCAAGGCCCGCATCTTCTCACCACGCTAG